GGCCGCTGGCGCTCTTTGTTGTGCTGGCGCTCGGCGCGGGCGTCTGGCTGTGGCTTGAGTGGCCGCAGGTGCTGATGAAAAGCACCGTCTGGCAGCGCGATATTAACCGCGAGATGAGTGCACTGCTTCAGCAGGTGGCGGAAAACCCGACGCGCGCGGGCAGTTCGCTGCTGCTGTTTAGCCTGGTTTATGGCGTGCTGCACGCGCTGGGGCCGGGTCATGGCAAAGTGGTGATCGCCACCTGGCTTGCCACACATCCGTCGCGCCTGAAAACCAGCCTGCAACTGACGTTCGCGTCGTCATTACTGCAGGGGCTGGTGGCGATTGCGCTGGTGACGGTAGTGCTGACGGTGCTGGCGCTGCCCTCGCGGCAACTGCATTTGAGCGGGTACTGGCTGGAGAAGGGGAGCTATCTGCTGGTCGGCGCGCTGGGGTTGCTGCTTTGCTGGCGTGCGGTGAAAACGCTGCGCGGGCTGGTGCGGCGTCCGGTGTTTACCGCGTTTACGCCACACCATACGCACAGCAACACCTGCGGCTGCGGGCATCAGCATGTGCCGTCGCAGGCGCAGCTTGAGCGCGGTGAGGACTGGCGCGCGAGGCTGATGGTGGTGCTCTCGATGGGGATGCGGCCCTGTTCCGGCGCGCTGATGGTGCTGTTGTTCAGTAAAGTGATTGGGGTGTTTAGCTGGGGTGTTGCGTCAGCGCTGGCGATGGCGGCGGGAACGTCATTAACTATCTCAGCCATCGCGATGTTTGTGCACAGCTTCCGGCATCTGGCGGCGCGGCTCGGCGGGCAGAAAACGCCCCCGTTGTGGCGGCGAACGGGCGGGGCGACGCTGGCGCTCGCCGGCGGCGTGGTGTTGGTCGTCGCCGCGCTGGTGATGTGGTCAGGCGCAGCGCCCGTCGCGCAGGGGTTGAGAGCGTTTTAGACGCGACACGGCGGGTGCGCATTCGCTTACCCGCCCTACGAAATTAGCGGGTTTAATGCAAGGTGGGTAAGCGCACCCACCAGGTCAGTTGGGATTTTTGCACGTAGGGTGGGTAAGCGTAGCGCACCCACCGGCTGACGAAATCTCACGCGCCAAAAAACCAACAAAAAAGGCAGGCCGCTTACGCGTACCTGCCTTTTTTGTGCCGGGAAACGATTAACGCTTCAGCGCTTCGCTCAGCTCGTCGCGCATATTGCTAAGCATCGCTTTCACGACGCGCGGGTTACCGGCCACGATGTTGCCGGTCGTCAGGTAGTTATGACCACCGACGAAATCGCATACCAGACCGCCAGCTTCACGCACCAGCAGTTCGCCCGCGGCGAAATCCCACGGCTTCAGGCCGATTTCAAAGTAACCATCCACACGGCCTGCGGCCACATAGGACAGATCCAGCGCGGCAGAGCCGGTGCGGCGGAAATCAGCGCACTGGGTAAACAGTTTGGTCACGATATTCATGTACGGCGTGGCGTGCTGTTTGGCTTTAAACGGGAAGCCGGTCGCCAGAATGGTGCCGTCCAGATCGCGAGCGGTGCTGCCGCGCAGACGGTAGCCGTTAAGCTGCGCGCCCTGGCCGCGAACGGCGGTGAAGAGTTCGTTACGCATCGGATCGTAAACCACGGCGACTTCCGCGCGGCCTTTAATGCGTACAGCGATAGAAACCGCGAAGTGCGGGAGACGTTTAACGAAGTTGGTGGTGCCATCCAGCGGATCGATAACCCATTGAATATCCTGCTCGGTGCCGGCGTGTTCACCGCTTTCTTCGGTGATGATGGTGTGTTGCGGGTAGGACTGGCGAATGGTGTCGATAATAATGCGCTCTGCGCCTTTATCCACGTTCGTCACAAAGTCGTTGCTGCCTTTCTGGCTGGTCTCTACGGCGTCCGGGGTTTCGTAGTTTTTGGCGATAAAATTTCCGGCCTTGCGCGCAGCACGCACGGCGATGTTGAGCATCGGATGCATCAGGTTTCTCTCACTGGATGTTAAAGAACGGGAAAACGGCGCGGATTATAGCAGAGGGTTCGGAATATGTCTCAGGTTTATGATAAGATGCGCTGATATTCTTTTCGGATACTGAGTCGCTATGCTGCAAAACATTCGTATCGTGCTGGTTGAAACCTCACACACCGGCAACATGGGTTCTGTTGCCCGCGCCATGAAAACCATGGGCCTCACCAACCTGTGGCTGGTTAATCCGCTGGTGAAACCGGATTCCCAGGCCATCGCGCTCGCCGCCGGTGCCAGCGATGTGATTGGCAACGCCAGCATCGTCGATACGCTGGATGAAGCGCTGGCGGGGTGCAGCCTGGTGGTGGGCACCAGCGCGCGTTCGCGCACGCTGCCCTGGCCGATGCTCGATCCGCGCGAATGCGGGCTGAAAAGCGTTTCTGAAGCGACGCATGCGCCGGTGGCGATTGTATTTGGCCGCGAGCGTGTGGGACTGACCAATGACGAACTGCAAAAGTGCCACTATCACGTGGCTATCGCGGCGAACCCGGAGTACAGCTCGCTCAATCTCGCGATGGCGGTACAGGTCATAGCCTACGAAGTTCGCATGGCGTGGCTTGCCTCGCAGGACGCCCAAACGCCTGCGCCTGGTGAAGAAGAAAACCCGTATCCGCTGGTGGACGATCTGGAGCGTTTTTACGGTCATCTTGAGCAAGTTTTGCTCTCAACCGGCTTCATTCGCCCGAATCATCCCGGCCAGGTAATGAACAAATTGCGTCGTCTTTTTACCCGCGCACGCCCGGAAAGTCAGGAACTTAACATCCTGCGCGGCATGCTGGCGTCGATAGAAAGCAGCCGTAATGAGAAGCCGTAATACTTGAGTAAAATACTCGGGTAAATAGTTGACCATTTTACTCGGGAATGTCAGACTTGCGCCTGCTATGCAATACCCCCATTTTCATAAAAACCCCCGCGTCGAGGGGCGAGCTTGAGGTTAAGTAAGACATGAGACTGACATCTAAAGGGCGCTATGCCGTGACCGCAATGCTTGACGTTGCGCTCAACTCCGAATCCGGTCCGGTACCGTTGGCAGATATTTCTGAACGTCAGGGTATCTCCCTTTCTTATCTGGAGCAGCTGTTCTCTCGTCTGCGTAAAAATGGCCTTGTGGCCAGCGTGCGTGGTCCGGGCGGCGGCTATCTGCTGGGTAAAGACGCGGGCCAGATTGCGGTCGGTGAAGTAATTAGCGCCGTTGATGAGTCTGTCGATGCGACCCGTTGTCAGGGCAAAGGCGGCTGCCAGGGCGGCGATAAATGCCTGACCCACGCGCTGTGGCGCGATCTGAGCGACCGCCTGACCGGTTTTCTGAACAACATTACCTTAGGTGAACTGGTGAACAACCAGGAAGTGCTGGATGTCTCTGACCGTCAGCATAATGAAGCCCATCGCCCGACCCGCGCTCAGGACGCTATCGACGTTAAACTGCGCGCTTAAAAAAATAATACGCTTTTCCCGAATCAGGCCAGGAAGCTCCGGCATCCTGTAGACTGCGGCGTACATCCAGCCGGCTGCCTGATTCACCGCTTTGAGATGTACGGAGCTTAAGAGCAATGAAATTACCGATTTACCTCGATTACTCCGCGACCACGCCGGTGGACCCGCGCGTCGCCGAGAAAATGATGCAGTTTTTAACGATGGACGGAACCTTCGGTAACCCGGCCTCCCGCTCCCACCGTTTCGGCTGGCAGGCGGAAGAGGCAGTGGATATCGCCCGTAACCAGGTGGCCGATCTGATTGGCGCCGACCCGCGCGAAATCGTCTTTACCTCTGGCGCGACCGAATCCGACAACCTCGCTATTAAAGGTGCGGCCAATTTCTACCAGAAAAAAGGCAAGCACATCATCACCAGCAAAACCGAGCATAAAGCGGTGCTGGATACCTGCCGTCAGCTGGAGCGCGAAGGCTTTGAGGTGACTTACCTCGCCCCGCAGAGCAACGGCATTATCGATCTCAAAGAACTCGAAGCCGCGATGCGTGACGACACCATCCTGGTTTCCATCATGCACGTGAACAACGAAATCGGCGTGGTGCAGGATATCGCGACCATCGGCGAAATGTGCCGCGCGCGTGGCATTATCTATCACGTTGACGCCACCCAGAGTGTCGGCAAACTGCCTATCGACCTGACCCAGCTGAAAGTGGACCTGATGTCCTTCACCGGCCACAAAATCTATGGTCCGAAAGGCATCGGCGCGCTCTACGTGCGTCGTAAACCGCGTATCCGCATCGAAGCGCAGATGCACGGCGGCGGTCACGAGCGCGGCATGCGTTCTGGTACGCTGCCGGTTCACCAGATTGTCGGCATGGGCGAAGCCTATCGTATCGCGAAAGAAGAGATGGCGAGCGAAATGGAACGTCTGCGCAGCCTGCGTAACCGTCTGTGGAACGGCATTAAAGATATCGAAGAAGTTTACCTGAACGGCGATCTCGAGCAGGGCGTTCCGACCATTCTGAACGTGAGCTTCAACTATGTTGAAGGCGAGTCGCTGATCATGGCGCTGAAAGACCTGGCCGTATCGTCGGGCTCCGCCTGTACCTCTGCGAGCCTTGAGCCGTCTTACGTGCTGCGCGCGCTGGGTATGAATGACGAGCTGGCGCACAGCTCTATCCGTTTCTCTCTGGGCCGTTTCACGACTGAAGAAGAGATCGACTACACCATCGAACTGGTACGCAAATCCATTGGCCGCCTGCGCGACCTCTCTCCGCTGTGGGAGATGTTTAAGCAGGGCGTGGATTTAACCACCATCGAATGGGCTCATCATTAATCGGTATCGGATTCAGGAGAAATAACACATGGCATACAGCGAAAAAGTCATCGATCATTACGAAAACCCGCGCAACGTCGGCTCTTTTGACAACAACGACGACAACGTCGGCAGCGGCATGGTCGGCGCGCCGGCGTGCGGCGACGTGATGAAGTTGCAGATCAAAGTCAACAATGAAGGTATCATTGAAGACGCACGTTTCAAAACCTACGGTTGCGGCTCCGCTATCGCGTCCAGCTCGCTGGTCACCGAGTGGGTCAAAGGCAAATCCCTGGACGAAGCGCAGGCAATTAAAAATACCGACATCGCAGACGAACTCGAACTGCCGCCGGTAAAAATTCACTGCTCTATCCTGGCGGAAGACGCCATCAAAGCCGCTATTGCGGACTATAAAAGCAAACGTGAAGCAAAATAATCATTGATGAGTTGAGGTTGTAGTATGTCGATTACCCTTAGCGACACCGCCGCCGCGCGCGTCAACGCTTTCCTGGCCAACCGCGGTAAAGGTTTTGGCCTGCGTCTTGGCGTTCGTACGTCCGGCTGTTCCGGCATGGCCTATGTGCTGGAATTTGTTGACGCACCGCAGCCAGAAGATACGGTGTTCGAAGACAAGGGCGTGAAGGTGGTGGTCGATGGTAAAAGCCTGCAATTCCTTAATGGCACTCAGCTGGACTTCGTCAAAGAAGGCCTGAACGAAGGGTTTAAATTCACCAACCCGAACGTTAAAGATGAGTGCGGCTGCGGCGAAAGCTTTAACGTCTGATAGTCTTTCCCGCCTCTCCCCGTCTGCGCCAGCCGCAGGCGGGGTATTTGCTTTATCACGTTGACTGACCCCGAGACTGTTATGGATTACTTCACCCTCTTTGGGCTGCAGGCCCGTTATGCGCTGGACAGTGCCCAACTGGCGGCTCGTTACCAGGATCTGCAACGTCAGTATCATCCCGATAAATACGCAAGCCATTCCCAGGCCGAACAACTGGCGGCGCTCTCGCAATCCGCCACTATCAATCAGGCATGGCAAACGCTGCGCCATCCGCTGACGCGCGCGGAATATCTGCTCTCTCTGCACGGCTTTGATCTGGCGAATGAACAGCACACCGTGCGCGATACCGCGTTTCTGATGGAGCAACTGGAGCTTCGCGAAGCGCTGGATGAGATTGAGCAGGCCAAAGACGCCGACCGCCTCGAAGCCTTCGTCCGTAACGTCAAAGCAATGTATCAGGAACGCCACCAGCATATGGTCACGGAGCTGGACGACGGCGCGTGGGCGCAGGCGGCCGATACGGTACGCAAGCTGCGTTTTCTCGACAAGCTGTTAAGCCAGTCAGAACAACTCGAAGAAAAGTGGCTCGATTTTTAATTCTGGAAGCTCAACATGGCCTTATTACAAATCAGTGAGCCCGGCATGAGTAGCGCGCCGCACCAGCGCAGACTGGCGGCGGGCATCGATCTTGGCACTACGCATTCGCTGGTCGCGACGGTTCGCAGCGGCCAGCCGGAAACGCTGGCAGACCATCAGGGGCGTCACCTGCTGCCGTCCGTGGTGCACTATCAGGCACAGGGCTACAACGTCGGGTACGATGCCCGTGCCCAGGCGGCGGACGATCCGGTAAACACCATCAGCTCCGTGAAGCGCCTGATGGGCCGCTCCCTTGCCGACATTCAGGCGCGCTACCCGCATCTGCCGTATCAGCTGCGCGCGAGCGAAAACGGTCTGCCGATGATTGATACGCCGGCAGGGCTGTTGAACCCGGTACGCGTCTCCGCCGATATTCTTAAAGCCCTCGCCGAACGCGCGCGCGAAGCGCTGGCAGGCGATCTCGACGGCGTGGTCATCACCGTTCCGGCCTATTTTGACGATGCGCAGCGCCAGGGCACCAAAGACGCCGCGCGCCTTGCCGGGCTGCATGTGTTGCGCCTGCTGAATGAGCCGACCGCGGCGGCGATCGCCTACGGCCTTGATTCCGGTCAGGAAGGCGTTATCGCCGTCTACGATTTAGGCGGCGGCACGTTTGATATCTCCGTGCTGCGCTTAAGCCGCGGCGTGTTTGAAGTGCTGGCGACGGGCGGCGATTCCGCGCTCGGCGGCGACGACTTCGACCATCTGCTGGCGGATTATATTCGCGAGCAGGCGGGTATCGCCGATCGCAGCGACAACCGCATTCAGCGTCAGCTGCTCGATGCCGCCACAGCGGCGAAAATCGCGCTCAGCGACGCCGATGTCGCGCAGGTGAATGTGGCTGGCTGGCAGGGCAGCATCACCCGCGAGCAGTTCAATGAACTTATCGCGCCGCTGGTCAAGCGCACGCTGCTCTCGTGCCGTCGCGCGCTGAAAGACGCGGGCGTGGAAGCAAGCGACGTGCTGGAAGTGGTGATGGTCGGCGGTTCAACCCGCGTGCCGCTGGTGCGCGAGCGCGTCGGCGAGTTTTTTGGCCGCACGCCGCTCACCTCCATCGACCCCGATCGCGTGGTCGCCATTGGCGCGGCTATCCAGGCCGATATTCTGGTGGGCAACAAGCCGGACAGCGAAATGCTGCTGCTGGACGTTATCCCGCTGTCGCTCGGTCTTGAAACCATGGGCGGCCTGGTGGAGAAAGTCATTCCGCGCAATACCACGATCCCGGTGGCGCGCGCGCAGGAGTTCACCACCTTTAAAGATGGTCAGACTGCGATGGCGATTCACGTCATGCAGGGCGAGCGTGAACTGGTGCAGGATTGCCGATCGCTCGCGCGCTTTACGCTGCGCGGCATCCCGGCGATGCCGGCAGGCGGCGCGCATATCCGCGTCACCTTCCAGGTGGATGCCGATGGCCTGCTGAGCGTGACGGCGATGGAGAAATCCACCGGCGTTGAAGCGTCTATTCAGGTGAAACCGTCCTACGGGCTGACCGACGGCGAAATCGCCAGCATGATTCAGGACTCCATGAGCTTTGCCGAGCAGGACGTGCAGGCACGCATGCTTGCCGAGCAAAAGGTGGAAGCCGCGCGGGTGCTGGAAAGCCTCGACGGCGCGCTGAAAAGCGACGGTGCGCTGCTTAGCGCGGCCGAGCGCGCCGCCATTGATGACGCGATGGCGCAACTGCGCGCCGCCGCGGAAGGCAATGACGCCAGCGCCATTGAAGACGCTATAAAAAATACAGATAAACAGACCCAGGAGTTTGCCGCTCGCCGCATGGATGAATCCATCCGTCAGGCGCTGAAAGGCCACTCCGTTGACGAGGTTTAATAATGCCTAAGATTGTTTTTTTGCCTCATCAGGATCTTTGCCCTGATGGCGCAGTACTGGAAGCGCAAAGCGGTGAAACCATTCTTGACGTTGCGCTGCGCAACGGCATTGAAATTGAACACGCCTGTGAGAAATCGTGCGCCTGCACCACCTGCCACTGCATCGTGCGTGAAGGTTTCGATTCGCTGCCGGAAAGCACCGAAGATGAAGACGACATGCTGGATAAAGCGTGGGGGCTGGAGCCGGAAAGCCGTCTGAGCTGCCAGGCGCGCGTCACGGACGAAGATCTGGTGGTGGAGATGCCGCGTTACACCATCAACCACGCCAGGGAGCATTAATATGGGACTGAAATGGACCGACAGCCGCGAAATCGGCGAGGCGCTGTATGACAGCCGCCCGGACGTGGACCCGAAAACCGTGCGCTTTACCGATATGCACCAGTGGATCTGCGACCTCGAGGATTTCGATGACGATCCACAGGCCTCTAACGAAAAGGTTTTAGAGGCTATACTGCTGGTCTGGTTAGACGAAGCAGAATAACGCAACGGGCTGCCAGAAGGCGGCCCGTTTTCGTTGCGCATCAGGCGAGATAAGGAAAATAAAATGACCGAAGCCATGAAGATTACCCTTTCCCACGAGCCTGCCGACGCTCGCTGGGGTGAAAAAGCACTGTACAGTTTTACGCAGGACGGTATCGCGCTGCACCTGACGGGCAAAGACGATTTGCATCTCATCCAGCGCGCCGGGCGTAAAATCGACGGCCAGGGGCTCAAACACGTTGAGCTTGCCGGCGATGGCTGGGATGTTGAAAAAAGCTGGGCGTTCTGGATGGGCTATCGCGGCCCGAAAGGCAAACGCACCGTCACCTGGGCGCCGCTTGACGACGTGCAGCAGGAAGAGTTGAACAGCCGCCTGAAAGTCATCGACTGGGTGCGCGATGTCATTAACGCCCCGGCGGAAGAGATGGGCCCGGAGCATCTGGCGCAGCGCGCCGTGGATCTGCTGGCGGATGTCGGCGGCGAGCGCGTGAGCTACCGCATCACCAAAGGCGAAGATCTGCGCGAGCAGAACTACATGGGCCTGCATACCGTAGGCCGCGGCTCTGAACGCCCGCCGGTGCTGCTGGCGCTCGATTTTAACCCGACGGGCGATGCGAACGCGCCGGTCTATGCCTGCCTCGTCGGCAAAGGCATTACGTTTGACTCCGGCGGTTACAGCATCAAGCAGACTGCGTTTATGGATTCGATGAAATCCGATATGGGCGGCGCGGCGCTGGTGACCGGCTCGCTGGCGTTCGCCATTACGCGCGGTCTGAACAAGCGCGTGAAGCTTATCCTCTGCTGCGCGGATAACATGATTAGCGGCAACGCCTTCCGTCTGGGCGATATCATTCGCTACCGCAACGGCAAAACCGTGGAAGTGATGAACACCGACGCGGAAGGGCGTCTGGTGCTGGCGGACGGGCTGATTGACGCCAGCGCCCAGAAGCCGGCGCTGATTATCGACGCCGCGACGCTGACCGGCGCGGCCAAGACCGCGCTTGGCAACGATTACCATGCGCTGTTCAGCTTTGACGACGCGCTGGCGAACCGTCTGCTGCAAAGCGCGCAGGCGGAAAACGAAGCCTTCTGGCGTCTGCCGCTGGCGGAGTTCCACCGTAACCAGTTGCCGTCGAACTTCGCCGAGCTGAACAACACGGCGGGCGGCGCGTATCCGGCGGGGGCCAGTACGGCCGCCGGTTTCCTGTCGCACTTTGTGGAAAATTATCAGCAGGGCTGGCTGCATATCGACTGTTCCGCCACTTACCGTAAAGCGGCGGTGGAGCAGTGGGCGGCGGGCGCGACCGGCATCGGCGTGCGCACGCTGGCGAATCTGCTGACCGCCGAGTAACGGCGGGGCGTGTTAGGGGCGTGGCGGGTGCGCTTCGCTTACCCGCCCTGGAAACAAAGTTTTATTCCTGTAGGGTGGGTAAGCGAAGCGCACCCACCAACGCGATAATAATGTGAAGCGATGATTGCGCTGCTTTCATCTGCCTTACATCCCTATTAGCGCGATGCCCAGGTTCCCCCTCTCCGGCAGGCGAGGGCCGGGGCGAGAGGCTTTTCTCTCGCCCATTACTGACAAATACAAACGCTATGTCCGAAACGAAAAACGAAAACAACGCAGAAAAAAACGAACTCGAAACCCTGCTGGAAAAGGCCGCGGCGGAGCCTGCGTTCCGTCCGGCGTTTTTCCGCACGCTGCTGGAATCCACCGTCTGGGTGCCAGGCGAAGCGGCGGATGGCGAAGCGGTGGTCGCTGAAAGCGCGGTGGATCTTCAGCACTGGGAAAAGGACGACGGCACGTCGGTGATCCCTTTCTTTAGTTCTCCTGCGGCGCTGGAACAGGCAGTCGAAGGTGAGCAGGCGTTCGTGGCGATGCCGGTGCGCACACTCTTTGAAATGACGCTTGGCGAAACGCTGTTCCTTAACGCCAAACTGCCGACCGGCAAAGAGTTTACCCCCAATGAGATTCGCCACCTGATAAGCCCGGAAGGCTCCGCGCTCAGCCAGCAGGAGGTGCTGGAAGGCGGCGCGTCGCTGCTGCTTTCCGAAGTCGCTGAACCGCCTGCGCAAATGATCGAATCATTGACCGTGCTGTTCAAAGAGATGAAAACGGTAAAACGCGCGTATCTGTGCCTTTTAAAAGAACATGCCGACGAGCCCGCGAACTATCTGATCGGCATTGAGGCGGACGGCGACATCGAGCCGGTGATTAACGCCGCCGGTAGCGTGGCGACCGACACCCTGCCGGGCGACGAGCCGGTGGATATCTGCCAGGTGGTGGAAGGCGAGAAGGGCATCAGCCACTTTATGATGGCGCACCTGACCCCGTTCTACGAGCGCCGCTGGGGCAGCTTCCTTCGCGATTTCAAACAAAACCGCATTATCTGACATACCCTTCACGCGGCACTCAATGCCGCGTTTTTCTTTCTCGTTAACACCTTGTTTTTAGTAGCAAGCCAAATTCTGGTAGGCCCGCCTGCGGGCTCGCTTTGTTAAGCTTTCGGCCTTCTGCGCCCCTCATTACGTTTATCCACGCTTTCGCTGCCTGAATTCATGGGCGGGCGCCGTTTCTGTTTTCATCGCACAAGGGCCATACCATGCATAAAAAGAGCGTCGTTTACCTCTTTTTAATTCCACTGATCCTGTTTTGCTATGCCACCTGGCAACACTGGCGTGTCAGCCATGTGCTGGAGCGCGCGCAGTATGAAACGCAAATCGTTGAAACCGCGAGCAAGTCGCCGCGCGCGACGCTGACGTATCGTCACGATGGCCAGGAGACGGAAATGCCCGCCATCGACGCGCAGGAGCGGGCGCAGGCATACCTTGCGGAGAATCGTGACTGGATTGATGCGGCGGATGTCGAGCTGTTTCTGG
This sequence is a window from Cronobacter sakazakii. Protein-coding genes within it:
- the iscS gene encoding cysteine desulfurase translates to MKLPIYLDYSATTPVDPRVAEKMMQFLTMDGTFGNPASRSHRFGWQAEEAVDIARNQVADLIGADPREIVFTSGATESDNLAIKGAANFYQKKGKHIITSKTEHKAVLDTCRQLEREGFEVTYLAPQSNGIIDLKELEAAMRDDTILVSIMHVNNEIGVVQDIATIGEMCRARGIIYHVDATQSVGKLPIDLTQLKVDLMSFTGHKIYGPKGIGALYVRRKPRIRIEAQMHGGGHERGMRSGTLPVHQIVGMGEAYRIAKEEMASEMERLRSLRNRLWNGIKDIEEVYLNGDLEQGVPTILNVSFNYVEGESLIMALKDLAVSSGSACTSASLEPSYVLRALGMNDELAHSSIRFSLGRFTTEEEIDYTIELVRKSIGRLRDLSPLWEMFKQGVDLTTIEWAHH
- the iscR gene encoding Fe-S cluster assembly transcriptional regulator IscR, which encodes MRLTSKGRYAVTAMLDVALNSESGPVPLADISERQGISLSYLEQLFSRLRKNGLVASVRGPGGGYLLGKDAGQIAVGEVISAVDESVDATRCQGKGGCQGGDKCLTHALWRDLSDRLTGFLNNITLGELVNNQEVLDVSDRQHNEAHRPTRAQDAIDVKLRA
- the hscA gene encoding Fe-S protein assembly chaperone HscA translates to MALLQISEPGMSSAPHQRRLAAGIDLGTTHSLVATVRSGQPETLADHQGRHLLPSVVHYQAQGYNVGYDARAQAADDPVNTISSVKRLMGRSLADIQARYPHLPYQLRASENGLPMIDTPAGLLNPVRVSADILKALAERAREALAGDLDGVVITVPAYFDDAQRQGTKDAARLAGLHVLRLLNEPTAAAIAYGLDSGQEGVIAVYDLGGGTFDISVLRLSRGVFEVLATGGDSALGGDDFDHLLADYIREQAGIADRSDNRIQRQLLDAATAAKIALSDADVAQVNVAGWQGSITREQFNELIAPLVKRTLLSCRRALKDAGVEASDVLEVVMVGGSTRVPLVRERVGEFFGRTPLTSIDPDRVVAIGAAIQADILVGNKPDSEMLLLDVIPLSLGLETMGGLVEKVIPRNTTIPVARAQEFTTFKDGQTAMAIHVMQGERELVQDCRSLARFTLRGIPAMPAGGAHIRVTFQVDADGLLSVTAMEKSTGVEASIQVKPSYGLTDGEIASMIQDSMSFAEQDVQARMLAEQKVEAARVLESLDGALKSDGALLSAAERAAIDDAMAQLRAAAEGNDASAIEDAIKNTDKQTQEFAARRMDESIRQALKGHSVDEV
- the fdx gene encoding ISC system 2Fe-2S type ferredoxin — translated: MPKIVFLPHQDLCPDGAVLEAQSGETILDVALRNGIEIEHACEKSCACTTCHCIVREGFDSLPESTEDEDDMLDKAWGLEPESRLSCQARVTDEDLVVEMPRYTINHAREH
- the iscU gene encoding Fe-S cluster assembly scaffold IscU, which translates into the protein MAYSEKVIDHYENPRNVGSFDNNDDNVGSGMVGAPACGDVMKLQIKVNNEGIIEDARFKTYGCGSAIASSSLVTEWVKGKSLDEAQAIKNTDIADELELPPVKIHCSILAEDAIKAAIADYKSKREAK
- the iscX gene encoding Fe-S cluster assembly protein IscX, which gives rise to MGLKWTDSREIGEALYDSRPDVDPKTVRFTDMHQWICDLEDFDDDPQASNEKVLEAILLVWLDEAE
- the trmJ gene encoding tRNA (cytosine(32)/uridine(32)-2'-O)-methyltransferase TrmJ encodes the protein MLQNIRIVLVETSHTGNMGSVARAMKTMGLTNLWLVNPLVKPDSQAIALAAGASDVIGNASIVDTLDEALAGCSLVVGTSARSRTLPWPMLDPRECGLKSVSEATHAPVAIVFGRERVGLTNDELQKCHYHVAIAANPEYSSLNLAMAVQVIAYEVRMAWLASQDAQTPAPGEEENPYPLVDDLERFYGHLEQVLLSTGFIRPNHPGQVMNKLRRLFTRARPESQELNILRGMLASIESSRNEKP
- the pepB gene encoding aminopeptidase PepB; translated protein: MTEAMKITLSHEPADARWGEKALYSFTQDGIALHLTGKDDLHLIQRAGRKIDGQGLKHVELAGDGWDVEKSWAFWMGYRGPKGKRTVTWAPLDDVQQEELNSRLKVIDWVRDVINAPAEEMGPEHLAQRAVDLLADVGGERVSYRITKGEDLREQNYMGLHTVGRGSERPPVLLALDFNPTGDANAPVYACLVGKGITFDSGGYSIKQTAFMDSMKSDMGGAALVTGSLAFAITRGLNKRVKLILCCADNMISGNAFRLGDIIRYRNGKTVEVMNTDAEGRLVLADGLIDASAQKPALIIDAATLTGAAKTALGNDYHALFSFDDALANRLLQSAQAENEAFWRLPLAEFHRNQLPSNFAELNNTAGGAYPAGASTAAGFLSHFVENYQQGWLHIDCSATYRKAAVEQWAAGATGIGVRTLANLLTAE
- the sseB gene encoding enhanced serine sensitivity protein SseB; its protein translation is MSETKNENNAEKNELETLLEKAAAEPAFRPAFFRTLLESTVWVPGEAADGEAVVAESAVDLQHWEKDDGTSVIPFFSSPAALEQAVEGEQAFVAMPVRTLFEMTLGETLFLNAKLPTGKEFTPNEIRHLISPEGSALSQQEVLEGGASLLLSEVAEPPAQMIESLTVLFKEMKTVKRAYLCLLKEHADEPANYLIGIEADGDIEPVINAAGSVATDTLPGDEPVDICQVVEGEKGISHFMMAHLTPFYERRWGSFLRDFKQNRII
- the suhB gene encoding inositol-1-monophosphatase, whose amino-acid sequence is MHPMLNIAVRAARKAGNFIAKNYETPDAVETSQKGSNDFVTNVDKGAERIIIDTIRQSYPQHTIITEESGEHAGTEQDIQWVIDPLDGTTNFVKRLPHFAVSIAVRIKGRAEVAVVYDPMRNELFTAVRGQGAQLNGYRLRGSTARDLDGTILATGFPFKAKQHATPYMNIVTKLFTQCADFRRTGSAALDLSYVAAGRVDGYFEIGLKPWDFAAGELLVREAGGLVCDFVGGHNYLTTGNIVAGNPRVVKAMLSNMRDELSEALKR
- the hscB gene encoding co-chaperone HscB, producing MDYFTLFGLQARYALDSAQLAARYQDLQRQYHPDKYASHSQAEQLAALSQSATINQAWQTLRHPLTRAEYLLSLHGFDLANEQHTVRDTAFLMEQLELREALDEIEQAKDADRLEAFVRNVKAMYQERHQHMVTELDDGAWAQAADTVRKLRFLDKLLSQSEQLEEKWLDF
- the iscA gene encoding iron-sulfur cluster assembly protein IscA, yielding MSITLSDTAAARVNAFLANRGKGFGLRLGVRTSGCSGMAYVLEFVDAPQPEDTVFEDKGVKVVVDGKSLQFLNGTQLDFVKEGLNEGFKFTNPNVKDECGCGESFNV
- a CDS encoding nickel/cobalt transporter, which codes for MSVISTPLATRRWLHFWPLALFVVLALGAGVWLWLEWPQVLMKSTVWQRDINREMSALLQQVAENPTRAGSSLLLFSLVYGVLHALGPGHGKVVIATWLATHPSRLKTSLQLTFASSLLQGLVAIALVTVVLTVLALPSRQLHLSGYWLEKGSYLLVGALGLLLCWRAVKTLRGLVRRPVFTAFTPHHTHSNTCGCGHQHVPSQAQLERGEDWRARLMVVLSMGMRPCSGALMVLLFSKVIGVFSWGVASALAMAAGTSLTISAIAMFVHSFRHLAARLGGQKTPPLWRRTGGATLALAGGVVLVVAALVMWSGAAPVAQGLRAF